Proteins co-encoded in one Streptomyces sp. NBC_01283 genomic window:
- a CDS encoding NACHT domain-containing NTPase — protein sequence MGPLLSVLGFLVSLAGLLHTTVRPAVVLSPAEQLDRAADALADAVRAQWQAEWRLRRLQDPEPLAVRWSSAQPWLSDLDEAVGWPARDAERPDLSGRLSEITQVFGYVPSRRLAVLGQPGSGKTVLAVRFTLDLLERRNAGDPVPFLFQAASWQPDQQDLRQWLADRIVAGHPALAIDGPSGDMLAKELVVSGRVLPVVDGLDELGGPSRTRAIWRLNTELDAGDPLLLTCRSGVYSDVVEAGDVLTSAAVVELQPLGFEEAAGYLTRTARPVRGPGGARATTWDPVLEHVRRHPDEAVARCLRQVLELPLMVAMARAVYGDTSADPAELLHRRELAEPGAMEKHLLDAFVPASFRTSAHWDGADAMRRLRFLARHLERRGTRDLAWWELHLALPGPLRLLGPLLLLGAVGEIICLAAWLAVRDAAAPVVAAAILTGLCAGYAALAREGAGLRRTLLLSLACLIPLAATIGAARPLSRDPYFDVPFAGMQELLGWLTVGALYGVAVAAGLGVIGVTAAPAPATMPFPVLRTWRHRRWLWKTVAALFVALPAVLLTDLLVYPASRTTLLTVAAVAAALGAFAVRGEGATAVATGNPLRRRYGPGQAGRLGWAVLRGLGVGLAAGAVLGLVFALVVGGTAAGRAAMRDDFPFGATVHRSADAGRYVVADDGTRFGVRPDGRTYIRRARPLRGAVVPDCYGQGPVFVPRSTRPEDDPCGGGEGHGQDGGKRASVTTVTDVTAGTLETGAVRVRLPDGRVVEADGLAHDLDDTQWQWLTRQSPGQLMGSALSFGLAGGLGLGFVAGFAAGLHRWLGAPVDTSRTPSPLASLRTDRDTGLVRGFLITLVAWLCALFVAVLPLGAAVATVVVIPTGLVTVALSAWGRLLTARLWFCSTGRLPWRLMAFLAEAHERGVLRQAGAVYQFRHARLQERLASTDIDAGGGGDGDGR from the coding sequence GTGGGCCCGCTCCTTTCGGTCCTTGGGTTCCTGGTGTCGTTGGCGGGGCTCCTGCACACGACGGTGCGGCCCGCCGTCGTCCTGTCGCCCGCCGAACAGTTGGACCGGGCCGCCGATGCCCTCGCGGACGCGGTGCGCGCCCAGTGGCAGGCCGAGTGGCGGCTGCGCAGGCTCCAGGACCCGGAGCCGCTCGCCGTGCGCTGGTCGTCCGCGCAGCCCTGGCTCTCCGATCTCGACGAGGCCGTCGGCTGGCCCGCCCGGGACGCCGAACGCCCCGACCTGTCCGGCCGCCTCTCCGAGATCACCCAGGTCTTCGGCTATGTGCCCTCGCGGCGCCTTGCCGTGCTCGGACAACCCGGAAGCGGCAAGACGGTGCTCGCGGTGCGGTTCACCCTCGACCTCCTGGAACGCCGGAACGCGGGCGACCCGGTGCCGTTCCTGTTCCAGGCGGCGAGCTGGCAGCCCGATCAGCAGGATCTGCGGCAGTGGCTGGCGGACCGTATCGTCGCCGGACACCCCGCCCTGGCAATCGACGGGCCGTCAGGAGACATGCTGGCCAAGGAACTTGTCGTCTCCGGGCGTGTCCTGCCGGTCGTGGACGGGCTCGACGAACTGGGCGGACCGTCGCGTACGCGCGCGATCTGGCGACTCAACACCGAACTCGACGCCGGTGACCCGCTCTTACTCACCTGCCGCAGCGGCGTGTACTCCGACGTCGTGGAGGCCGGAGACGTCCTCACGTCGGCCGCCGTGGTCGAACTCCAGCCGCTGGGCTTCGAAGAGGCCGCCGGGTACCTGACCCGCACCGCCCGCCCCGTGCGCGGGCCCGGCGGCGCGCGTGCCACGACCTGGGACCCGGTGCTCGAACACGTCAGACGCCACCCCGACGAGGCGGTGGCCCGCTGCCTGCGCCAGGTTCTGGAACTGCCCCTGATGGTGGCGATGGCGCGCGCCGTGTACGGCGACACGAGCGCCGACCCCGCCGAACTGCTGCACCGCCGCGAACTCGCCGAACCGGGCGCCATGGAGAAGCACCTGCTGGACGCGTTCGTCCCCGCGTCGTTCCGCACGTCGGCCCACTGGGACGGCGCCGACGCGATGCGCCGACTCCGCTTCCTGGCCCGGCACCTGGAGCGCCGCGGCACCCGCGACCTGGCCTGGTGGGAGCTGCACCTGGCGCTGCCGGGTCCGCTGCGCCTGCTCGGCCCCCTGCTGCTGCTCGGTGCGGTCGGGGAGATCATCTGCCTCGCCGCGTGGCTGGCGGTACGAGACGCCGCGGCACCGGTGGTGGCGGCCGCGATCCTCACCGGCCTGTGCGCGGGGTACGCGGCGCTCGCGCGCGAAGGCGCGGGCCTGCGGCGCACCCTGCTGCTGTCACTCGCCTGCCTGATCCCGCTCGCGGCGACCATCGGAGCGGCACGCCCGCTCTCCCGGGACCCCTACTTCGACGTCCCGTTCGCCGGTATGCAGGAGCTTCTCGGCTGGCTGACCGTCGGCGCGCTGTACGGCGTGGCGGTGGCGGCGGGGCTCGGCGTCATCGGCGTCACGGCTGCTCCCGCGCCGGCGACGATGCCGTTCCCCGTCCTGCGCACCTGGCGCCACCGGCGATGGCTGTGGAAGACGGTGGCAGCGCTCTTCGTGGCGCTCCCCGCCGTACTCCTCACCGATCTGCTCGTGTACCCGGCCTCGCGGACGACCCTGCTGACCGTCGCGGCCGTCGCCGCCGCGTTGGGCGCCTTCGCCGTACGCGGGGAGGGGGCAACGGCCGTCGCGACCGGCAACCCGCTCCGTCGGCGGTACGGACCGGGCCAGGCGGGCAGACTCGGCTGGGCCGTCCTCCGCGGGCTCGGCGTGGGGCTGGCGGCGGGGGCCGTGCTCGGCCTGGTCTTCGCGCTCGTGGTGGGCGGTACGGCGGCGGGGAGGGCCGCGATGCGCGACGACTTCCCGTTCGGGGCGACGGTCCACCGCTCGGCCGACGCGGGCCGCTACGTGGTGGCGGACGACGGCACGCGCTTCGGGGTACGTCCGGACGGCAGGACGTACATCCGCCGGGCGCGCCCTCTGAGAGGGGCCGTCGTCCCGGACTGCTACGGGCAGGGCCCGGTCTTCGTCCCCCGGAGCACGCGCCCGGAGGACGATCCGTGCGGAGGTGGCGAGGGCCACGGCCAGGACGGCGGGAAGCGGGCGAGCGTCACGACCGTCACGGACGTGACCGCGGGCACCCTCGAAACGGGTGCCGTGCGCGTTCGACTGCCGGACGGCCGTGTCGTGGAGGCCGACGGCCTGGCGCACGACCTGGACGACACGCAGTGGCAGTGGCTCACCCGGCAGAGCCCCGGCCAACTCATGGGCTCCGCCTTGTCGTTCGGTCTCGCGGGCGGTCTCGGCCTCGGATTCGTGGCCGGGTTCGCGGCGGGGCTGCACCGCTGGCTCGGTGCGCCCGTCGACACGTCCCGTACGCCGAGCCCGCTGGCCAGCCTCCGCACGGACCGGGACACGGGGCTGGTCCGCGGATTCCTGATCACGCTGGTGGCCTGGCTCTGCGCTCTGTTCGTCGCCGTGCTGCCCCTGGGCGCGGCGGTCGCGACCGTCGTGGTCATCCCGACGGGCCTCGTCACCGTCGCCCTGTCCGCATGGGGGCGTCTTCTCACGGCCCGCCTGTGGTTCTGCTCGACCGGCCGGCTGCCCTGGCGGCTGATGGCCTTCCTCGCGGAGGCGCATGAGCGGGGCGTGCTGCGACAGGCGGGGGCCGTCTACCAGTTCCGGCACGCGCGGCTACAGGAACGGCTGGCTTCCACGGACATCGACGCGGGCGGTGGTGGGGACGGCGACGGTCGTTGA
- a CDS encoding TOPRIM nucleotidyl transferase/hydrolase domain-containing protein, producing MADMRAFRDAVTDWAAGGPGGPAIELAQQVGVRTAVLLEGPSDLEAVEALAARRGRDLAAEGVCVVSMGGAMSIGRYTELLGPPGLDLRLAGLCDVGERRFYDRGLERAGAPGRDFFVCVSDLEDELIRALGTARVEETVRAEGDERAWQTFLHQPAQHDRPRHQQLRRFLGTKKGRKIRYGRLLVEALDPALTPAPLDDLLTSL from the coding sequence ATGGCGGACATGCGGGCGTTCCGGGACGCGGTGACCGACTGGGCGGCCGGCGGGCCCGGCGGGCCGGCGATCGAGCTGGCCCAGCAGGTGGGGGTGCGGACGGCGGTGCTCCTCGAAGGGCCGAGCGACCTCGAAGCCGTCGAGGCGCTGGCCGCGCGGCGCGGCCGGGACCTGGCCGCCGAGGGGGTGTGCGTCGTGTCGATGGGTGGGGCGATGAGCATCGGCCGCTACACCGAGCTGCTCGGGCCGCCCGGCCTCGACCTGCGTCTTGCGGGCCTGTGCGACGTGGGCGAGCGGCGCTTCTACGACCGCGGTCTGGAGCGGGCGGGCGCGCCGGGCCGGGACTTCTTCGTGTGCGTGTCGGACCTTGAGGACGAACTCATCCGCGCGCTCGGCACGGCGAGGGTCGAGGAGACGGTCAGGGCCGAAGGCGATGAACGGGCCTGGCAGACCTTCCTGCACCAGCCCGCACAGCACGACCGGCCCCGGCACCAGCAGTTGAGGCGCTTCCTCGGCACGAAGAAGGGCCGCAAGATCCGCTACGGCCGCCTCCTCGTCGAGGCCCTCGACCCCGCACTGACACCGGCACCGCTCGACGACCTCCTCACGAGCCTGTGA
- a CDS encoding LysR substrate-binding domain-containing protein, protein MELRTLRYFVAVAEELHFGRAAVRLHMSQPPLSRAIKRLESEAGAALFERSPSGVTLTAVGAVLLEEARALLDQADVLRVRVAAAAGAATITVGILGDSTDPGVTRLAGAYRRRHPEVDVRIREADLTDPTCGLHAGLVDVALTRGPFDETGLTVHELRADPVGALLRADDPAARGDRLKLADLTGRRWFVFPAGTDPRWQSYWNGGEPREGPVVRAVAECRQAVLWNGTVGMTLLDHEPGDGLTVVPMIDMPPSRAVVAWNAGDTNPLIRSFVRIAIAAYRD, encoded by the coding sequence ATGGAGCTACGCACCCTGCGCTATTTCGTGGCGGTCGCCGAGGAACTCCACTTCGGCCGGGCCGCCGTCCGGCTGCACATGAGCCAGCCGCCCCTGAGCCGCGCGATCAAGCGGCTGGAGTCCGAGGCGGGCGCCGCGCTGTTCGAGCGATCGCCCTCCGGAGTCACCCTCACCGCCGTGGGGGCGGTGCTGCTCGAAGAGGCGCGCGCCCTGCTCGACCAGGCCGACGTCCTGCGCGTACGCGTGGCCGCCGCGGCCGGCGCCGCGACCATCACCGTCGGCATCCTGGGGGACAGCACCGACCCGGGCGTGACCCGTCTTGCCGGGGCCTACCGCCGACGGCACCCGGAGGTCGACGTGCGCATCCGCGAGGCCGATCTGACCGACCCGACCTGCGGGCTGCACGCCGGTCTCGTCGATGTCGCCCTGACCCGGGGGCCGTTCGACGAGACGGGCCTGACCGTGCACGAACTGCGCGCCGACCCGGTGGGCGCGCTGCTGCGGGCCGACGATCCGGCGGCCCGCGGTGACAGGCTGAAGCTGGCCGACCTGACCGGCCGCCGATGGTTCGTCTTCCCGGCGGGCACCGACCCCCGGTGGCAGTCGTACTGGAACGGCGGAGAACCGCGCGAAGGCCCGGTGGTGCGCGCCGTCGCGGAATGCAGACAGGCCGTTCTCTGGAACGGAACCGTCGGCATGACGCTCCTGGACCACGAGCCGGGGGACGGGCTCACCGTGGTGCCGATGATCGACATGCCGCCGAGCCGCGCGGTGGTGGCATGGAACGCGGGCGACACGAATCCGCTGATCCGCTCCTTCGTCCGCATCGCGATCGCCGCCTACCGGGACTGA
- a CDS encoding cupin domain-containing protein, with protein MTDEARTSEPAPVASVSVVGPDEGETIVLGTTRLRVLEDGSNTGHRIGLVESVLAPHTPGPPQHRHAQHDEGFYVVSGTVRFTVSEQHYDATAGSLVMVPPGAPHTFANTTDQPAVMVSTFTPDLYVQYFRDLQAMIAGGQPLTPQANIQVMSRYATEPATDFA; from the coding sequence ATGACCGACGAAGCGAGAACCAGTGAGCCGGCGCCTGTCGCCTCCGTATCAGTGGTCGGCCCGGACGAGGGCGAGACGATCGTTCTGGGCACCACACGGCTGCGCGTCCTGGAGGACGGCAGCAACACCGGGCACCGCATCGGGCTCGTCGAATCGGTCCTCGCGCCCCACACGCCGGGACCGCCGCAGCACCGTCACGCCCAGCACGACGAGGGTTTCTACGTGGTCTCCGGCACGGTGCGCTTCACGGTCAGCGAGCAGCATTACGACGCGACCGCGGGGTCGCTCGTGATGGTTCCGCCCGGCGCGCCGCACACGTTCGCCAACACGACCGATCAACCGGCCGTCATGGTCAGCACTTTCACGCCTGACCTGTACGTGCAGTACTTCCGGGATCTGCAGGCCATGATCGCGGGCGGCCAGCCGCTGACCCCACAAGCGAACATCCAAGTGATGAGCCGCTACGCCACCGAACCCGCCACCGACTTCGCCTGA
- a CDS encoding DoxX family protein → MNIAYWIVAGLLALFYLYGGGVKVVRSREQLQPMMAWVDSTPMPFVRVIGVTEVLGAIGLILPPLTGIAPWPALAAAIGFVVLQIGATRVHLRRGDRDIALNITLLLTASATVWLATAWL, encoded by the coding sequence ATGAACATCGCCTATTGGATCGTCGCCGGCCTGCTCGCCCTGTTCTACCTCTACGGGGGCGGGGTGAAGGTGGTGCGGAGCCGCGAGCAGCTCCAACCGATGATGGCCTGGGTGGACAGCACGCCGATGCCGTTCGTGCGGGTCATCGGGGTGACCGAAGTGCTCGGCGCGATCGGGCTGATCCTGCCGCCGCTGACCGGCATCGCGCCCTGGCCGGCCCTGGCCGCGGCCATCGGCTTCGTGGTCCTGCAGATCGGCGCGACCAGGGTGCACCTGCGCCGCGGCGACCGCGACATCGCCCTCAACATCACGCTCCTGCTCACCGCGTCCGCGACCGTCTGGCTGGCCACGGCATGGCTCTGA
- a CDS encoding phosphoketolase produces the protein MGDPAANAVSAAEPASDAELQALERYWRAANYLSVGQIYLMDNALLRRPLTAEDIKPRLLGHFGTSPGLNLVHVHLNRVIKARNLDTVCIWGPGHGGPAVLANSWLDGTYTETYPDITRDEEGMTRLFRQFSFPGGVPSHVAPETPGSIHEGGELGYSLSHAYGAAFDKPDLLSVCVIGDGESETGPLAASWHSNTFLDPVHDGAVLPVLHLNGYKIANPTIPARLPEDQLDDLMRGYGYEPVHVTGDDPMTVHRDFAAALDRCLDGIAAIQREARAGGETERAKDAPGPRWPMIVLRTPKGWTGPKTVDGKPVEGTWRAHQVPLPNVRESDEYRHQLEEWLRSYRPEELFDAQGRPAAGLVDIAPQGTLRLGANPHANGGLLLRSLPLKPLEKFAVDVDKPGATMNEPTRVLGGYLRQVMADTAERRDFRLVGPDETASNRLDEVYGASGKAWQEEIHDVDEHLTRHGRVMEILSEHTCQGWLEGYLLTGRHGLFSCYEAFVHIVDSMVNQHIKWLRTTRELSWRAPIASLNYLLTSHVWRQDHNGFSHQDPGFIGHVLNKSPEAVRVYLPPDTNTLLSTAEHCLASRDYVNVIVAGKQPGFDWLSLDEARAHCARGAGVWTWAGTEAPDQEPDVVLACAGDVPTLEVLAAASLLRTHLPDLAVRVVNVVDIARLLPEGEHPHGMPDAEFDALFTRDKPVIFGFHGYPWLVHRLAYRRAVHPNLHVRGYKERGTTTTPFDMVVANDLDRFRLVMDVIDRVPGLGVRAAEARQWMQDARLRHHDYVRANGVDLPEVRDWSWQD, from the coding sequence ATGGGCGACCCCGCGGCGAACGCGGTCTCAGCCGCCGAACCGGCCTCCGATGCCGAACTGCAGGCGCTGGAACGGTATTGGAGGGCTGCGAACTACCTCTCGGTGGGCCAGATCTATCTGATGGACAACGCCCTGCTGCGGCGCCCTCTCACGGCAGAGGACATCAAGCCACGTCTCCTCGGCCACTTCGGCACCTCGCCCGGTCTCAACCTGGTGCACGTCCACCTCAACCGCGTCATCAAGGCGCGGAACCTGGACACCGTCTGCATCTGGGGCCCCGGGCACGGTGGGCCCGCCGTGCTTGCCAACTCCTGGCTGGACGGCACGTACACCGAGACGTACCCCGACATCACCCGCGACGAGGAGGGGATGACCCGGCTCTTCCGCCAGTTCTCGTTCCCCGGCGGAGTGCCGAGCCATGTCGCCCCCGAGACGCCCGGCTCCATCCACGAGGGCGGCGAGCTCGGCTACTCCCTCTCGCACGCCTACGGAGCCGCGTTCGACAAGCCGGACCTTCTGTCGGTATGCGTCATCGGCGACGGGGAGTCCGAGACCGGGCCGCTGGCCGCCTCCTGGCACTCCAACACCTTCCTGGACCCGGTGCACGACGGCGCGGTGCTGCCCGTCCTGCACCTGAACGGCTACAAGATCGCCAACCCGACCATCCCGGCCCGGCTGCCCGAGGACCAGCTCGACGACCTCATGCGCGGATACGGGTACGAGCCGGTGCACGTCACCGGCGACGACCCCATGACCGTCCACCGGGACTTCGCCGCCGCCCTCGACCGCTGCCTCGACGGCATCGCGGCGATCCAGCGCGAGGCCAGGGCCGGCGGCGAGACCGAGCGCGCCAAGGACGCCCCCGGACCGCGCTGGCCGATGATCGTGCTCCGTACCCCGAAGGGCTGGACCGGCCCCAAGACGGTGGACGGCAAGCCGGTGGAGGGCACCTGGCGCGCACACCAAGTGCCCCTGCCCAACGTCAGGGAGAGCGACGAGTACCGCCACCAGCTGGAGGAATGGCTGCGCTCCTACCGGCCCGAGGAACTGTTCGACGCCCAGGGGCGCCCGGCAGCCGGGCTCGTCGACATCGCCCCGCAGGGCACCCTGCGCCTCGGCGCCAACCCGCATGCCAACGGCGGGCTGCTCCTGCGCTCGCTCCCGCTGAAGCCGCTGGAAAAGTTCGCGGTCGACGTGGACAAGCCGGGCGCCACCATGAACGAGCCGACGCGGGTGCTCGGCGGTTACCTGCGCCAGGTGATGGCCGACACCGCCGAGCGGCGCGACTTCCGGCTCGTCGGCCCGGACGAGACCGCCTCCAACCGGCTCGACGAGGTCTACGGGGCGTCCGGAAAAGCCTGGCAGGAAGAGATCCACGACGTGGACGAACACCTCACCCGGCACGGTCGGGTGATGGAGATCCTCTCGGAGCACACCTGCCAGGGCTGGCTCGAGGGCTACCTGCTGACGGGCCGTCATGGCCTGTTCTCCTGCTACGAGGCGTTCGTCCACATCGTCGACTCGATGGTCAACCAGCACATCAAGTGGCTGCGCACCACCCGCGAGTTGTCCTGGCGGGCGCCCATCGCCTCGCTGAACTACCTGCTGACGTCCCATGTGTGGCGCCAGGACCACAACGGCTTCTCACATCAGGACCCCGGCTTCATCGGCCACGTGCTCAACAAGAGTCCCGAGGCGGTCCGGGTCTACCTGCCCCCGGACACCAACACGCTGCTGTCCACCGCCGAGCACTGCCTCGCCTCACGTGACTACGTGAATGTGATCGTGGCCGGCAAGCAGCCCGGCTTCGACTGGCTGAGCCTGGACGAGGCGCGCGCCCACTGCGCGCGGGGTGCCGGGGTGTGGACCTGGGCCGGCACGGAGGCCCCCGACCAGGAGCCGGACGTCGTACTGGCCTGCGCCGGGGACGTGCCCACCCTGGAGGTGCTCGCGGCCGCGAGCCTGCTGCGCACCCACCTGCCGGACCTCGCGGTGCGCGTGGTCAACGTGGTGGACATCGCGCGGCTGCTGCCGGAGGGCGAGCACCCGCACGGCATGCCGGACGCGGAGTTCGACGCGCTGTTCACCCGCGACAAGCCGGTGATCTTCGGATTCCACGGCTACCCCTGGCTGGTGCACCGCCTCGCTTACCGGCGCGCGGTCCACCCGAACCTGCATGTCCGCGGCTACAAGGAGCGCGGCACGACGACCACGCCCTTCGACATGGTGGTCGCCAACGACCTGGACCGCTTCCGCCTGGTGATGGACGTCATCGACCGGGTGCCGGGCCTCGGCGTCCGCGCTGCCGAGGCACGCCAGTGGATGCAGGACGCGAGGCTGCGCCACCACGACTACGTACGGGCGAACGGCGTGGACCTGCCGGAAGTGCGGGACTGGTCCTGGCAGGACTGA
- a CDS encoding sensor histidine kinase — translation MSTIEDPIARAIAHTLLPRRAAVPHTAARDVAVVASLLLLQTLLAVLPATQNGRAPDVWGWLLLTAMPLVLLLRRRAVWFAAITVLVLNAPYHLLDYTHTAALPVGVVVLFHLAVAGPPIRSLLTLGGTLLLMTAAALAVGQAQAVPGMFRDAGWLVAVAVIGEALRVHRRYVDALIDRAEHAEHTREEEAARRVAEERLRVARDLHDLLAQSITLIGVQTSVAAHLLVEDPGRLDRVSVAEALEGIAETCRSARGELRTTLVTLRKGDSDSPAPADGPAGTAAADPQDRRRLPHIAGLTDLVRTARTTGAHVVLDVRDAAARQGDTSSGRPVPAAVEAATYRIVQEALTNAVRHAGHGVHVWVTVEHTVDGTALRVVVLNDSGPKVPERATGGVTGAAPGFGLTGMRERARSVGGTLTAAPSSDGSGFAVRAYLPLGVPGPEGKEGQEGPGERR, via the coding sequence GTGAGCACAATCGAGGACCCGATCGCCAGAGCCATCGCGCACACGCTCCTCCCCCGGCGGGCGGCGGTGCCGCACACCGCCGCGCGCGATGTGGCCGTGGTCGCCTCGCTGTTGCTCCTCCAGACCCTCCTGGCCGTGCTGCCCGCCACCCAGAACGGACGGGCGCCCGACGTGTGGGGCTGGCTCCTGCTGACCGCCATGCCGCTGGTGCTGCTCCTGCGCAGGCGTGCCGTGTGGTTCGCCGCCATCACCGTCCTCGTGCTCAACGCCCCGTACCACCTGCTCGACTACACGCACACCGCGGCGCTCCCGGTGGGTGTCGTCGTGCTGTTCCACCTCGCCGTCGCCGGCCCTCCGATCCGGAGCCTGCTCACGCTCGGCGGCACGCTGTTGCTGATGACGGCCGCCGCGCTCGCGGTGGGGCAGGCGCAGGCCGTGCCCGGCATGTTCCGGGACGCCGGCTGGCTGGTCGCCGTCGCGGTGATCGGCGAGGCCCTGCGCGTCCACCGCCGTTATGTCGACGCGCTCATCGACCGCGCCGAGCACGCCGAGCACACCCGTGAGGAGGAGGCCGCCCGGCGCGTCGCCGAAGAGCGCCTGCGGGTCGCACGCGACCTGCACGATCTGCTCGCGCAAAGCATCACGCTGATCGGCGTGCAGACCTCGGTGGCGGCCCATCTGCTCGTCGAGGATCCCGGCAGGCTCGATCGCGTGTCCGTCGCCGAGGCGCTGGAGGGCATCGCCGAGACGTGCCGCAGCGCACGCGGTGAGCTCCGGACCACGCTCGTGACGCTGCGGAAGGGTGACTCCGACTCCCCCGCCCCTGCGGACGGGCCCGCAGGGACGGCCGCCGCGGACCCCCAGGACCGACGGCGGCTGCCGCACATCGCGGGGCTGACCGACCTGGTGCGGACGGCGCGGACGACCGGCGCCCACGTCGTGCTCGACGTGCGGGACGCGGCGGCGCGGCAGGGGGACACCTCGTCCGGGAGGCCGGTGCCCGCCGCCGTGGAAGCCGCCACGTACCGCATCGTTCAGGAGGCCCTGACGAACGCCGTGCGGCATGCCGGCCACGGCGTCCATGTGTGGGTGACGGTCGAACACACCGTGGACGGCACGGCGTTGCGTGTCGTCGTCCTCAACGACAGCGGCCCGAAGGTTCCGGAGCGCGCGACCGGCGGTGTCACCGGCGCGGCGCCCGGGTTCGGTCTGACAGGAATGCGGGAACGTGCCCGCAGCGTGGGCGGGACGCTGACCGCCGCACCCAGCAGCGACGGTTCGGGGTTCGCGGTCCGTGCGTACCTTCCCCTCGGCGTGCCCGGCCCCGAAGGCAAGGAAGGTCAGGAAGGCCCCGGTGAGCGCAGATGA
- a CDS encoding response regulator → MSSSAQPIRVVLADDQTLVRSAFGRLIASAPDMSVVGEAATGREAVLLARSTRADLVLMDVQMPELDGIEATRLITGDPELSGVGVLVLTTYDTDEHVMDALRAGASGFLVKDARPAELLDAIRTVAAGELLLAPGPMSRLISYALRAPAAPKAGCPAPDGLITLSDRERQVLTLVARGLNNQEVAGALGLSPSTAKTHVSRIMTKLGMHDRAQLVIAAYESGLITPGER, encoded by the coding sequence ATGAGCTCGTCGGCGCAACCGATCCGGGTCGTGCTGGCCGACGACCAGACGCTGGTGCGGTCCGCCTTCGGCAGACTCATCGCCTCCGCACCCGACATGAGCGTCGTCGGTGAGGCTGCGACCGGGCGGGAAGCCGTGCTGCTGGCCCGGAGCACCCGCGCCGACCTCGTCCTGATGGACGTGCAGATGCCGGAGCTCGACGGCATCGAGGCCACCCGGCTGATCACCGGGGATCCGGAGCTGTCGGGGGTCGGCGTGCTCGTGCTCACCACCTACGACACCGACGAGCATGTCATGGACGCGCTGCGGGCCGGAGCCTCCGGCTTCCTGGTCAAGGACGCGCGCCCGGCCGAACTGCTCGACGCCATCAGGACGGTTGCCGCCGGGGAACTGCTGCTCGCACCCGGACCGATGTCCCGCCTCATCTCGTACGCCCTGCGCGCACCGGCCGCCCCGAAAGCCGGCTGCCCGGCCCCCGACGGCCTCATCACGCTGTCCGACCGCGAACGTCAGGTGCTGACCCTGGTGGCCCGGGGACTGAACAACCAGGAGGTCGCGGGCGCCCTCGGGCTGAGCCCGTCCACCGCCAAGACGCATGTCAGCCGGATCATGACCAAGCTGGGCATGCACGACCGCGCCCAACTCGTCATCGCCGCCTACGAGTCGGGACTGATCACGCCCGGCGAGAGGTGA
- a CDS encoding BTAD domain-containing putative transcriptional regulator, translating into MQIAILGPIAVTTNGRTREVRAAKVRTMLATLALKVDRVIGCRELADELWAGEEVGNTSNALQAQATRVRKLLDEPSGARGASVIRSVPGGYLLALPREAVDAHRFLTLASEGAAALADEPHRARQLLEAALGLWRGPALLDAGDGLRCHSAAALYEERRLTVWEHLARALLAVGEEPRAVAELQQLVAQHPLNERFCELLMIALYRSGRQGDALRLFRATQQRLDEELGIQPGSGLQKRHHQILCQDPSLARRQIPGTGRPTPGNDELLTA; encoded by the coding sequence ATGCAGATCGCGATACTGGGTCCCATAGCCGTCACGACCAACGGCCGCACCCGTGAAGTCCGCGCCGCGAAGGTGCGCACCATGCTCGCCACCCTGGCCCTGAAGGTGGACCGCGTCATCGGCTGCCGCGAGCTGGCCGACGAACTCTGGGCAGGGGAAGAGGTAGGAAACACCAGCAACGCCCTTCAGGCGCAGGCCACTCGCGTGCGCAAGCTGCTCGACGAGCCCAGCGGGGCACGCGGCGCCTCCGTGATCCGCTCGGTGCCCGGCGGCTACCTCCTCGCGCTGCCCCGCGAGGCCGTCGACGCGCATCGATTCCTCACGCTGGCCTCGGAAGGCGCCGCCGCACTGGCCGACGAACCCCACCGGGCCCGGCAGTTGCTGGAGGCCGCGCTCGGCCTGTGGCGGGGCCCGGCGCTCCTTGACGCCGGTGACGGACTGCGCTGCCACAGCGCCGCGGCGCTCTACGAGGAGCGGCGGCTGACGGTGTGGGAGCACCTGGCCCGTGCCCTGCTCGCAGTCGGCGAGGAGCCCCGCGCCGTCGCCGAACTCCAGCAGCTCGTCGCCCAGCATCCGCTCAACGAAAGGTTCTGCGAACTGCTCATGATCGCTCTCTACCGCTCGGGACGGCAGGGCGACGCACTGCGCCTGTTCCGCGCCACCCAGCAGCGGCTCGACGAGGAACTCGGCATCCAGCCGGGCAGCGGACTGCAGAAGAGGCATCATCAGATCCTCTGCCAGGACCCGTCCCTGGCCCGACGCCAGATACCGGGCACCGGTCGCCCCACCCCGGGCAACGACGAACTGCTCACCGCCTGA